Genomic window (Amaranthus tricolor cultivar Red isolate AtriRed21 chromosome 7, ASM2621246v1, whole genome shotgun sequence):
ACATACGCTATTGAAAAAtcgagaatatttttcaaacctaACATTGCTTGAGGCAAATGTCAATACCATATCaggaacaacaaaattaatcgaaggcactggaaaagcatgcatcatactccctatggggacaaaattagaaataaatgatgcactatactcgagtaaatctcgaagaAATCTTATCAGTTTCAAGGCAATAAGACAAAATGGTTACCATATGGAAACCAAAAgtataaatgaaaaagaattcttATGCCTTACAGCAGAAAGAAATGGAACGAAAATTATCCTTGAAAGGATGCCAGCATATTCATCGGGGTTGTATCTCACCCATATACGCCCTattgaaataaatatgataagaTTAGACAATAAGGAGCTATTCACTTTATGGCATGACCGCTTAGGTCATCCTGGCACTGGgatgatgtataaaataatagaaaattcagTCGGGCATCcactaagaaatattaagattccCCGGTCGAATGAGCTCTTATGCACCTCTTGTTCTCttggaaaatttattactagaccatcagtaaataagattgttactgaatctcctatatttcttgaaagaattcAAGGATATATGTGGACCAATTAATCCACCATGAGGACCTTTTAGGTACTTCATGGTCTTAATAGATGCTTCCAcaagatggtcacatgtaagccttctatcaagtagaaacaatgcatttgcaaaactacttgcacaaatcatcaaattgaaaaatcattttcctgattatataataaaaagtattagattggacaatgccggcgaattcacatctcaaacttttgATGATTATTGCATGTCAATTGGAATTAAAAAGGAACACCTTGTGCCACATGTTCACACACAAAATGGTCTTACTGAATCCTTAATTAAGAGATAtgcaattaattgcaagaccactgctaatgaaatcaaaattaccatcatcggcctggggttatgcaatattacatgcagcatcattgattaggctaagacctacagcttatcataaatattcgccaatgcaattagtagttggtcatgaaccaaatatttctcatttgaaaatctttggatgcgctgtatatgtgcccattgctccccctcaacgtacaaaaatgggtccacaaagaagaTTGGGAACATATGTCGGTTTTGAATCTCCATCAATCATTCGATATCTTGAACCATTAACTGGTGATCAATTTCAAGCTAGATTTGCTGATTGccactttaatgagacaatattcccatcctttGGGGGAGAGAATGTGGACTTACAGAAAATAAATAtggaacttatttggaaagcaacacatttagaatatttagacccaaaaacaaaatcatgtgaacaagaagtacaacgaattgttcatctacaaagtgttgctaaccaattacctgatgcattcacagatactaagagagttacaaaatcacatataccagcagcaaatactccagctcgaatagaaattcctgatgaaaaagcaaaaagtgatgaaattgttgtgcaaagaaagcgtggaaggccacttggttcaaaagatttaaaaccaagaaaattgagaaaactaGAAGGTgcacaaaataatattcaaaattaaaatgaaaataaaaggagaaaatcaagacatttccgataatgaaaaggatgaaaattatgaaatctcaatgaattatattttctccaagaaaaaatggaatCGAAAAGGGATCATTCCAAATGAATCATTTGCTTATTCCGTagctattgaaataataaatgatgaaaatgatcttgagccaatatcgataaatgaatgcagaaaaagacctgattggccaagatggaaagaagcaattgaggcagaattaaaatcattagaaaaaagggaagtttttggacaaattttacaaactccaaAAGGCATAAAACCCGCAGGcttcaaatgggtatttgtaagaaaaagaaatgagaaaaatgaaattgttagatacaaggcaagacttgtagctcaaggtttttctcaaatgccaggagttgattatgaagaaacattTTCCCCGGTAGTTGATGCAACCACACTCAgatttttggtaagtttaaCGGTTTCTCAATCCCTACACATGTCGTAACTGCGTATTTATATGGGTCACTCGACACAGACATCTATATGAAGGTCCCTGAAGGGATAAACTTACCAATAAAAAATGTACCCAGAGAaatgttttctataaaattaaagaaatcattGTATGGGTTAAAGCAATCTGGGCGAATGTGGTATAATCGTCTTATGAAAGCAGGAttcaaaaacaaccaaattagCCCATGTGTATTCATCATACGATCTCAAGTTGGTTTCGTAATAATTGttgtgtatgtagatgacttaaatctgattgGAACCTCAAGAGAAATTGAGATAACAactaaatatttgatgaaagaatttgagatgaaggatttaggaaaaactaaattctgtcttggtctacaaattgaacatttgaaaagtggaatatttgtcAATCAGAGCAATTATACTGAGAAAGTTTTGAAACGATTTTACATGGACAAGGCTCATCCACTAAGTTCCCCAATGGTGGTACGATCACTAAATATAAAAGATGAACCATTCCGCCCACAAGAAGAAGACGAAGAAATTTTAGGCCCGGAAGTGCCATACTTGAGTGCCATTGGTGCTTTAATGTACTCagcaaataatacaagacctgatatagcattttctgtaaatttattagctaggtatAGCAATGCACCAACAGAAAGACATTGGAATGGGATAAAACATCTATTTCGATACCTAAAGGGAACTATAGACCTTGGATTATTTTTCCAGTCAGGAAATGATGCCATACTCACTGGGTATGCTGATGCAGGGTATCTATCTGATCCACATACGGCCAAGTCACAAActggatatgtatttacatatgcaggaaccgtaatatcttggaaatcaacaaaacaaactctaacGGCTACATCCTCAAATCATGCAGAACTGATAGCTTTATATGAAGCCAGCCGAGAGTGTGTATGGTTGAGGTCCATAATCAGCCAACTCCAAAAGGATTGTGGCTTAAACGATACAACTAAGGCACCAACTACAgtttatgaagataatgatgcatgtatcaatcaagtcagagaaggatacatcagaggagacagaacaaaacacttgtcaccaaaattattcTTCGCACATGATCTACAGagagataaaaagataaaagtccaagaaattcaatcctGTGAAAACCCTgctgatttattcacaaagtcacTCCCGTCAAAGCAATTCGAATATTTGGTACGTAAGATTGGGATGTGCCGATTTCGAGACATATGTTAACTTAAGGGAGAGAAATATGCTCACTGTactcttttttcctttgatcagttttttttatCCCACTAGGTTTTTTctgataaaggtttttaatgagacaGTTTTAGGATTATGAATGTCATAATAAGATTTCCACATATATGTAATGCATTCAAGGAGAGTATTGTGATTGATGGACAAGACAATTGAATGCATAGAGTTGAGAGTTATCATATCCCTTTCAATAGTAACACTTTTGTATACATTTATcatcttgcactatatataAGTGTAAGGTCCACAATGCTTTGTAAGTGAATGTAATAGAAGCTAAGTACTTTTCTCCATATATCTTCCTACCTTTTAacatatttgatttttattttttaattttttttggcatcactacaagaaaacagaaaaaaaaaaaagttctgtTCAAGTGTCTTTGTGTTtccattttcaatttcattcaAAATTTCAGTCACAACTAGAACGAAAACATGCAGCGAATCTTTGGTGTTAAGAAGCAGAAAGATCCTCCTCCTTCTGTTCAAGATGCTTCTGATCGGGTCGGTATTCTTTGtacttttatttgatttgtgcTGTATTTATAACATTCTAATCAATACTTAATTTTTCTCAATCATTTTGAATTAGGGTTTCGATTTTTTGCAAATCAATTTGAGTTAGGGTTAGGTGTTTGTTCTTCAAGATAATGTTTTAGTCAATTTTTGAGTGCTATTGAAAACCCATATTCGAAATATTGGGTTTGTGCTGTGTTCGATTGTGTTTTTCTCTATTCAGTGTATTCGATACATAGGTATTGAGCTGTTTTTAGCAATCAGTTTTAAAGCCATCTTGTTTGCTGCTTAACTCATGAGAAGCTCGAAAGATGccactaaaaatacattatgcTTTTTATACTTCTTTCTGTGCTGGATTCTGGAATGATACCccctaaaattaaattaaaagtttaaaaatctGGAGAATAGTGAGATTTTTGCCTTTTAATTTTAGGGTATATCTATGCATCAATGTCTGTTATTGTTgtcttttgattaaccatgattAATCAAGTATTTATGGGGAAAGAATTTTAGCCACCATAGTTAGTTAAAGTTATTGCGGACTGTGAATTGGACTTTTGTTGATTTATGTTGCAGAAGTAATCTCTATTACATGCTGAATTACTTGTTCGCTAGATCTTTTGAACGTGTGACTTGTCAGTTTGTAGTGCTACACGAGCCGGGCTTATGCAATCTTCTTGTGGTTATGATGTAAATGACTTGTTGGACTTGGTGCTTAATTGTTTTTGGTCTTGATATGCCTCCTTGATGTGGCTATCTTGCATGTTGCTAGATCAACAAAAGAGGGGAAACCGTTGATGAGAAGATTAAAAGGCTTGATGCAGAATTGGCTAGATACAAAGAACAGTTAAAAAAAACTCGTCCGGGTCCTGCTCAGGAAGCTGTGAAGGCTCGAGCTATGAGGGTTCTCAAACAAAAACGAATGTACGCCGTTTCTtctttatatcatttttattcttatattaTATATCTTTTTTGTTTAACTTCTTTTACTCTTTCACCTATTAGAAAGGTAAGTTGTGTATTAGAACCCCAAGCCCAGCTTAAGTGGGAGCCAATTAATCATATTATGGAAATGTAATGTTGTTATTGCAGCTTATTTCTCTTCTTTTAGTAGTTGCTTTTTGTTATCATGTCTCTGCACTTATAATACTGTTTTTGGATTCTTATAATTTTAGTCTGTTTTTCTAATTAAGAAGCGTAGCTATTAAAAAAACGTggatagtttatatatatatatatatatacatatatatatatatacatacatatatatatatatatatatatatatatatatatatatatatatatatatataaagaagtTTAATTTTGGTCCATCTTATAATGTTATAACTAATAAGATATATGAATTGTGATTTTCGTCATCAATGACACACTTGAGTTGTGTAACAAGAGTATGCAAATATTGACTAGGTTTCACTAAACTAGCAACATTAACAACATAAtgcatatttttcttttgatgAAATGCGGGAGCTCAGGTTGCATTCCCCAACTTTTAGCCATTTAGGAGAGGCTGTTTTGATGAGAGTGGTTAGATAATATCTGTcgaatattaatgaaattgtTTGAGGATGGAACGGTGCCAAGTAAAAGGATATGAAATTCTGATGGTTTCTTTTTTCATTGCAAACAATATTAGATTGATCTTTCGTGGGGCTTGCACTTCATTGATTTCTCATCTTGAGATTAGCAACCAAGTACCCACGAGGCCACAGCTCACAAAATGTTGAGGTGATTCAAACTTTGCTAATTAATCTAGCAACGACTTAAAGGCTAGCGCTAGCAGCTCTTAGTCCAATGCTGGCTAGTATGACAAGTCTAGTTGCTTCTAGCCTTATTTTAGTGCATTATTTTTGATGAGGTTGGAATCTTGATATCAGTTTTAGAATAACTTTTGTGTCGATACGGATGGTTTTGCACTTGTTGCAGCTTATTTAACTGGTAGTAGGCTCAAAGCCCTTTTAACGTAGTCACAATGTAGTGATGTCGTTGTTTTGTACTATGATCTATATGCCTGACTTACGAGATCAGAGCTATCCTGGATTTCTTGGCTGGGCTTGATAAACTATTTCTTGCTTGATGTTTGTTCTTGAGGTTGGCCATGCTCTTGATTTCATTCTCTATTATCAAATTTGTCGTAGGACATTCAATTTCTAATTGAAGCTTAGTTTTACATCTAATTTCCTTTCTAGGCTGGCATAGAAACTGTTAACTATAAACACCATGGCCGCTCTTTGGATATTCTTACTGACTTGCTGTATCCATTTCTGAAATATATAGCTAGCTCAATAGGTGTGAAGCATGAATGATCAAGGTAGACTAGTTTTATGTTTAATACTTCTGTTAGTGATTCTTCATTATCTTACACATTATGAATCTTTTGTCCGGGTTTGTTTATTTCTTGTAGACTTGTACACATGCATGCGAACGACTTGCCATTTGCTGATTTGTTTTGGGAATTCTACTTGCATGATATGACTTTTAGGCTTTCaagtttctaattttttttgcttttgaaTTGTGGGCAGGTATGAAGGGCAGCGTGATATGCTTTACAACCAAACATTTAATCTTGACCAAGTTTCATTTGCTGCTGAGGGTATTAAGGATGCTCAGCAAACTGTGAGTATTTAGAAAtttacaattaattatttcagCGGTCTGCCTTTTGCACTTTTTTATTGGTTTGCTACCGTGGTCTCTTTCTTTTATGTCATCCCATGCTTCCTTGTTGAATTTGTAATGCCTTCCTCATTGCAAATTTATGTTAATCAGACATGGAAGAAGCCTTGTTGTACGGACATAAACACAACACTCAGATCCAACACAAAGAACTTGATTTAACACAACAACATTCCACTACTACAATGTTATTAGGTGACTCCCACTTAAGCGTGGTTTGAGGGGTTAGATGTAAGCAACCTCACCCTTATTATTGATAACAAAGGCTTATCGGATTGACCATTAATAGCAAACATCATATGCAACTTCATTCAAACAAGAAGTGCACATGTTTTTGCTATTGAGGTGAACCTTTTCTTTGTTGGTGGGTAGTATTCTGACGTCCTTAGAGCTCAATTACATTAGAAGGGGGAATAGAGAGAAAAAGCAAAGAGGAAAGAGGGAGAACATCAAAAGGACAGAGAGGGAGAGACATTTtgtttctctttttttctttttctctcacCTGTCTCATCCTATATGCAAATGTACCAAATTTTCATGCTTTTTCTTTAATGTTACATTATAGGATTACTCTTTCTGCTTGGATTTTATCACAAAGTTGGGATTAAAACATGATATCTACTTGAGTTGAACACTTCACTTCAAATTACttattaaatgttaaattaGCAGTACaatattatttttagattttaaataCTCCtatgtatttttattaatattttcatagctgaaaaatttatgttaaaaaataaatttatatttttaaatgtcgGGTCAATGTCACAGTTTTGCAAACCCAGACGACGAGTCTCCAACACATCGATGCTTACCTATGTAGTAACTATGAAGCGTGATTTGCTAAAATTGACTTTCAATAGCAAAGCTGCTGTTGTACATggctatttatttggtttttgtaCTTTTTTGCTGATTAGACATGGTGGCTTTTTAAAGGTACAAATAGAACCAAATATGAAATTTGAGTATAATTATATATGGTATTTATTACAATTATGACTTTAGTAATCGGACTTGGATAATGTGTTTGGCAATTGAGTCATTTCAAGCAAACAATTAATAGATTTTGTTGTCAAATTGGGCTTTCGTTATTTATCATGAATATATTTGCTTGTTTTGGTAGCGTTTTACAGGAAATGGTTCAAATCAGTTGAAGAGCAGCTTTATGTTTGGAATATTCTGCCTACCTCATCGTAGGTAGGAAGATCACTATTGGTAATGAAACAAACATTTGCTTTTATCGCTTCAAAATATGTGGTTGCATGCTGTATGCCTTAAATGTTTGTTTTGGGACACAATGCTAAATTTGTTCAATATGGctcaattataaataattttctctttcCCTGGATATAATGCCTTGTTTTGATTCTATTCAGATGTCGGCACTGAAAGCTGCAAACAAGGATTTAAAAGGAATGATGAAAACGGTGAAAATTCAAGAAATAGATGTAAGGCAATTGAGATTCTGTTTTTATGTTTGAAGCtgtgaaacataattcgctagttggTTCGCCTTTtggattcgcgattcgctcaaaatggttcaaaaatagcctaaaaccgaccataattcactttttttcGATTCCCGATTCGCAAAGCCGATTAGCGGATCATGTGACTCTGGTTTGAAGTTATTCCGAAGTCTCAATGTTACCTTGCtgtttttaatatgttttatgtAGAACCTTCAAGATGAGATGATGGATTTGATGGATACAAGTAATGAGATTCAGGAGACACTTGGAAGAAGCTACAATTTGCCCGATGACATTGATGAGGATGACCTGATGGGCGGTAGGCTGTTAGATATTACACTGATGTTGATTTACAAATTGTTTTTGTAAAAAGTTGCAATGTTCATCATCTTATCTTTGGTCTTACTTTTCTGTATCCGCTCTGCAGAGCTTGATGCTCTGGAATTAGACATGGAATCCGAAAGTCAGGGGGTTCCTTCTTATCTTCAGTCTGAACCCGATATGGAGGAAGAACTCAACTTGCCATCAGCTCCTACTGCAATGCCTCCGGGAAGAACCAATGTTCAGGTAAGCCACTCAATAGTCTATAGTTCAGGTTgtgaaaactaattttttatctatGTTGATCCTCATATTTGCTTATTGGTAAAGTGGTGTCTGGCGCTTGGAATTTTTACTCTCCTATTCCGTAAATCCCACGAAATTTGCCCTACTATTTTTGGTCATGACCAACACTCTTAATTTTCATCCACacatttaatttactttttcatctcatccacacatttcttTCACTTCCCATAAAATACCAATGTACCCACTTTTCTAGGTTTTGCCACCAAATGCCTATGGAGCAATTTGGTGGGACAGAGAGAGTAGTAAAGCATTACCTTGTACCAACTGCTGCATGACGATTTTGTTACTGTTTCACGATTCTtctcatttattgttcatcgttttgCTTTAAATCATTTATTATGAAATTGACGGGATGAAAGGGTAGGTGCCGTAGGTCAGCCCAGTTATTTACGCTTTCTTAATTTTCACCTTTCTTTTTCCTATATTGTTTGTTTACAGTCGGAGGATGAACTGGGCTTGCCTGCTGTGCCCCGAGCTTCACTCCGTAGTTGAGAGCATTGAAGAACGTTTGAAGCGGCATGTCATTTATGGAGCTGATTTGGTACTACAATTTCTATGCAGGATACTCAGTGACTCGATGTCTTTTTTTAGGATCCTTGTCCTATCTTTCTATTCTATATTTGGGCTGGGGGCATTTGTTGTTGAATGTGTGGAAATTCATTCTTCTGGTTTATTGAAATATAATAACTGGTACATCTGtagcctaatttaacattatTGCAATATTAGTAAATTTCCTCTGTATTTTCCTTCAAGTTTTGTCATCTTCTATCTTAGTTGAGTATTTTATCCTTCAcaaattgggttttgaattactgaatttcaagcttatgaagCTTATAATCTACCAAGGTTAGTCGGAAACAACCTTATtgttaattcaataataaactCTCTCCGTTCCTTAAAGTTGTCAGCACAATAAATATTTACGAaagttaagaaaaatataatcttttaaaaggtgaatatattattttattgaataataaatttaatgaaaaaaaaagcgtagaccataagcattaaatatttaaataaagtagaggaaaaaaaatatatgagagcaattatttaaaaaaaaaataaagttcgaACGGAAAAATGTGAAAATTaagcattaataaaatattaatatgagGATAAATAAGGTTAGTtatatccaaaatttgtgatataattagaaaaactctttagaaaaaaaacaaaaaatatctaaaatgacaaatgaaatttGTTTAAAAAGCGGAGGGAGTATAAACACCAATTGAGATTTCATTTTAGCTAATCAACACTTGAAATTGTTAAATCGTAGGTGGCTCTAAAAGTCAGCCACTACAAACATACAGAGGTTAAGCTCACATCTGCCAACAAGAGCTACTTTTATCCAGGAAGCTTATTCCTCTTTCATTCAATTTTTGGTAAGGGAAATACATTTGGAAGTAAATCACACAAGTCCATAATGATTAAGGAGCAGTGGGAAGTAAATCCATTTTCTTTTGATCACAAATATtcgatcaaagaaaaatgagcAGAATATGAAAGGGATCACCAAATTAGCTTTCAGAGACGAGCTTCACAAATGAAGTTTTTTCCAATCCAAAGTCTGCCATAACATTTCTGTCAGATCCGAATCATTTGAACCAACATGTCTTTGACTAGTGGTCCTTGGATAATTTACCAAACCCAGTTTAAGCCGCTCAGCTTCCTTCCTCAGGTTCTGATATTCTCCTGTCAAAAGATGTGGGATCAAGACGTGACAATTGTACCATCATGGAAAATAAGGAATAACGTATGTCATTAGCGTTGAAGGacccaaaaaaatagtcagtGAGAGCACATACAGAAAAAAtccaatacaaaaatatatagacAAAATTGTTGTAAAAAATTATCGGAAATTAGAACATTCTTTGGAACTCAGTGCCCACAGGCACACTTTGGGTCCGCCCCTGACCACTAGCTCAATTTGTGATATCTAAATTATACAATAGGCGTGATAAAGTTTCTATATGGAAAAAAACTAATTGAAATTCCCTATTTAAGACTCATAATTCCGTTGAGATAAGTCAAAGACCAATACCATAAAAGCAAACGGCTAAGAATCGAAGAGGCCTTGACTAAGGGGCGTGCGCTCCACCAAGAGGAGCACGCACTCCTCTCTTGTTCTAGCTACAAAGAGTGAGTGCTCCTTCTATCTAATCAAACTTTGAATCCAACATCAGGACAGTTCCAAAATATTGGACTACTTTTGGTTCTTCTGTTCACCAAATTTGGCTTGAAAGAAACTCAGAGGCTAGATGTTTTTCCATAGTATAGCCCTAAATTGACCTTCCACACTTATGCGTTGAGATTACAAATGGAGAACAAGAATTTGATTGAAGTGGAGAATGGTATCATATGATTCACTAATGTCCTTGAAA
Coding sequences:
- the LOC130817589 gene encoding vacuolar protein sorting-associated protein 60.2-like isoform X1; this encodes MQRIFGVKKQKDPPPSVQDASDRINKRGETVDEKIKRLDAELARYKEQLKKTRPGPAQEAVKARAMRVLKQKRMYEGQRDMLYNQTFNLDQVSFAAEGIKDAQQTMSALKAANKDLKGMMKTVKIQEIDNLQDEMMDLMDTSNEIQETLGRSYNLPDDIDEDDLMGELDALELDMESESQGVPSYLQSEPDMEEELNLPSAPTAMPPGRTNVQSEDELGLPAVPRASLRS
- the LOC130817589 gene encoding vacuolar protein sorting-associated protein 60.2-like isoform X2: MQSSCGYDINKRGETVDEKIKRLDAELARYKEQLKKTRPGPAQEAVKARAMRVLKQKRMYEGQRDMLYNQTFNLDQVSFAAEGIKDAQQTMSALKAANKDLKGMMKTVKIQEIDNLQDEMMDLMDTSNEIQETLGRSYNLPDDIDEDDLMGELDALELDMESESQGVPSYLQSEPDMEEELNLPSAPTAMPPGRTNVQSEDELGLPAVPRASLRS